Proteins encoded together in one Mycolicibacter minnesotensis window:
- a CDS encoding MmpS family transport accessory protein: MLARVWMPLVAVVALSLGALSMWKVHQMSAPGPVLTVNPPQAPEQFNPKKLTYEVFGAAGDSALISYVDISGHPHTVEPDSLPWNYDESTMLSVVSGSISVQVHGDFVGCRILVDDVIRDEHTNTHANADITCRVKSA, encoded by the coding sequence GTGCTGGCGCGGGTGTGGATGCCGCTGGTGGCCGTTGTCGCGCTGAGCCTGGGGGCGTTGTCCATGTGGAAGGTCCACCAGATGTCGGCTCCGGGGCCGGTTCTCACCGTCAACCCGCCGCAGGCGCCCGAACAGTTCAACCCGAAGAAGCTCACCTATGAGGTGTTCGGCGCTGCCGGGGACAGTGCACTGATCTCCTACGTGGACATCAGTGGCCATCCCCACACCGTCGAGCCGGATTCGCTTCCGTGGAACTACGACGAGTCGACGATGCTGTCGGTGGTCTCGGGCAGCATTTCGGTCCAGGTGCACGGCGACTTCGTCGGGTGCCGGATCCTCGTGGACGACGTGATCCGCGACGAGCACACCAACACCCATGCCAACGCCGACATCACCTGCCGGGTGAAGTCCGCATGA
- a CDS encoding TetR/AcrR family transcriptional regulator → MNEPGQGLTGAQSRTRTAILDATASVLARDRTATLPEIAAAAQVARSTLHRYFVDRERLIYETTLESIRIVGDILASAGTAEGPAVEAMRRVITALAPEGDRIVFLFADPAVLRDVPAEHLPDSAPILELIARGQREGTFDPELTPEWIRIALFGLMVKACSEAAHGNIPRHSIVPTLTRIFERGVTAG, encoded by the coding sequence ATGAATGAGCCCGGCCAGGGACTAACCGGCGCGCAATCTCGCACTCGGACGGCCATTCTGGACGCGACGGCCTCGGTGCTCGCTCGCGATCGCACCGCCACGCTGCCCGAGATCGCCGCAGCAGCCCAAGTGGCTCGATCCACCCTGCATCGCTATTTCGTCGACCGCGAGCGGTTGATCTACGAGACCACCCTGGAATCGATCCGCATCGTCGGCGACATTCTCGCTTCCGCGGGGACAGCGGAGGGGCCTGCCGTCGAGGCGATGCGACGGGTGATCACCGCACTGGCTCCCGAAGGTGATCGGATCGTGTTCCTGTTCGCCGACCCGGCCGTCCTCCGCGATGTCCCCGCCGAGCACCTACCCGACTCCGCGCCGATCCTCGAACTCATCGCCCGCGGCCAGCGGGAAGGCACCTTCGATCCTGAGCTGACCCCGGAGTGGATCCGGATCGCGCTGTTCGGACTCATGGTCAAGGCCTGCAGCGAGGCCGCGCACGGCAACATCCCGCGCCACAGCATCGTGCCTACACTCACCCGGATCTTCGAGCGCGGCGTGACAGCCGGCTGA
- a CDS encoding HNH endonuclease signature motif containing protein has product MSTVTAEAPPEVLGAFAALDAAVAGLGELNLAELSPALRLRALDRLEAAMRVQKAHSHSIIAGLADADPARIGGALRRVLADSLRISCAEARRRIRDAGQLTPRTTLSGQPMPPELPATACAWRRGALDPEHLRVIQEFLRSLPQSTPAPTVAEAEQFLAEQATSLRPDQLAKVADRYALLINPDGAFTDADRAKQRSFSWSEQRRDGMSTGRLTASPELRANLDAWMARFASPGMCNASDETPCVTADPADEARDADLRTPAQRRHDALNALVRSQLGNPQLGVHHGLPVTVIVTTTLKELTDGAGLAITGGGTLLPMRDVIRMASHAHHYLAVFDDHQSRPLYLGRTRRVASPDQWIVLYARDRGCTAPNCDVPGYHTEAHHTREWHRGGQTNADELTLACHADHKLVDKGWRTVKRRDGKVEWLPPPQLGLPAGTNDFHHPERYLPNGPPDRAA; this is encoded by the coding sequence ATGAGTACGGTCACCGCCGAGGCGCCACCTGAGGTGCTTGGGGCGTTCGCGGCGCTCGACGCAGCGGTGGCCGGCCTAGGCGAACTGAACTTAGCCGAGCTGTCGCCGGCACTGCGGCTACGCGCACTCGATCGTCTCGAGGCCGCCATGCGCGTGCAAAAGGCGCACAGCCACAGCATCATCGCCGGCCTGGCCGATGCCGATCCGGCACGCATCGGCGGTGCGCTACGCCGGGTACTGGCGGACTCGCTGCGGATCAGCTGCGCCGAAGCGCGTCGGCGGATCCGCGATGCCGGCCAACTCACCCCCCGGACCACCCTCTCGGGCCAGCCGATGCCACCCGAACTGCCCGCCACCGCGTGCGCCTGGCGCCGAGGCGCGCTTGATCCCGAGCATCTGCGGGTGATCCAGGAGTTTCTCCGCAGCCTGCCCCAATCCACTCCCGCGCCCACCGTCGCGGAGGCCGAGCAGTTTCTCGCCGAGCAGGCCACCAGCCTGCGCCCCGACCAGTTGGCGAAGGTGGCCGACCGCTACGCGTTGCTGATCAACCCCGATGGCGCCTTCACCGACGCCGACCGTGCCAAGCAGCGCAGCTTCAGTTGGTCGGAACAGCGCCGCGACGGCATGAGCACCGGCCGGTTGACCGCGTCACCCGAACTGCGCGCCAACCTCGACGCGTGGATGGCGCGGTTTGCCAGCCCCGGAATGTGCAATGCAAGTGATGAAACCCCTTGTGTCACAGCAGACCCTGCCGACGAAGCGCGCGACGCTGATCTGCGCACCCCCGCCCAGCGCCGGCACGACGCACTCAACGCCCTGGTCCGCAGCCAACTCGGCAACCCCCAACTCGGCGTCCATCACGGACTGCCGGTCACGGTCATCGTCACGACCACCCTCAAGGAGCTCACCGATGGTGCGGGGCTGGCAATCACCGGTGGCGGGACCTTGCTACCGATGCGCGACGTCATTCGCATGGCCAGCCACGCCCACCATTACCTGGCTGTCTTTGATGACCACCAGAGCCGGCCGCTATATCTGGGCCGCACCCGTCGCGTCGCTTCCCCGGACCAGTGGATCGTGTTGTACGCGCGAGATCGCGGCTGCACGGCCCCGAATTGCGATGTGCCCGGCTACCACACCGAAGCGCACCACACGCGGGAGTGGCACAGGGGTGGCCAGACCAATGCGGATGAGCTGACATTGGCCTGCCACGCCGACCACAAACTGGTGGACAAGGGCTGGCGAACCGTCAAGCGCCGCGACGGCAAGGTCGAGTGGCTCCCGCCGCCGCAGCTGGGTTTGCCTGCCGGCACCAACGACTTCCACCATCCGGAGCGATATCTGCCGAACGGGCCACCGGATCGAGCCGCTTAA
- a CDS encoding TetR/AcrR family transcriptional regulator gives MESRLRQRTDGRLDRSRDPVILDAALAVVSENGYDAASMNDIAARAGVGKAAIYRRWSSKAALITDALIYWRPDLLTREVPDTGSLVGDLDALIEQIGRADQDPVPNDLVLRVALEAAHEPGLAAAVDDLVLVKGKGLVAKILAQAAARGEIDAQRDWSMVADVVLAMGLLQVVRGQNLDAAFVRNVIDALVLPALRGPFTA, from the coding sequence ATGGAGTCCAGACTGCGTCAACGCACCGATGGCCGGCTGGACCGGTCCCGCGATCCGGTGATCCTGGACGCCGCGCTGGCGGTCGTCTCGGAGAACGGCTATGACGCGGCCAGCATGAACGACATCGCGGCGCGCGCCGGCGTCGGGAAGGCGGCCATCTATCGCAGGTGGTCGTCGAAGGCGGCGCTGATCACCGACGCGCTCATCTACTGGCGCCCTGATCTGCTGACCAGGGAGGTGCCGGACACCGGCAGTCTGGTCGGTGATCTGGACGCCCTGATCGAACAGATCGGGCGTGCCGACCAGGATCCCGTGCCCAACGACCTGGTGTTGCGGGTCGCGTTGGAAGCCGCCCATGAGCCCGGCCTTGCCGCCGCCGTCGACGATCTGGTGTTGGTCAAGGGCAAGGGTTTGGTCGCCAAGATTCTGGCGCAGGCGGCGGCTCGGGGGGAGATCGACGCCCAGCGGGACTGGTCGATGGTCGCCGACGTGGTGTTGGCGATGGGACTGCTGCAGGTTGTCCGCGGCCAGAACTTGGACGCCGCTTTTGTTCGGAATGTCATCGACGCCCTGGTGTTGCCGGCGCTTCGTGGCCCGTTCACGGCCTGA
- a CDS encoding MMPL/RND family transporter has translation MSNPLSHPPRSRFARLLWVMAIPIIVFWLLIAIGTTVFTPELGVVAGKHSVPMAPLDAPAYKDMMTIGHKFEEFDTDSTAMVVLEGDDKLGDSAHEYYNEIVTRLKADKHVQNVQDFWSDPLTAAGSQSPDGKAAYVQVFLDGAQGTTPSHASVAAVRKIVNGVPAPPGVQAHVAGNTVLNTDTLIAAHNSMELMTAVTIGVIFLMLLVIYRSLRSAIVALILVRFELYAAEGIVATAGNLDIIGLTPYAVSMVTMLTIAAGTDYFIFLLGRYHEARSRGQDREEAFHTAYNGVVHVIVGSGLTIVGACLCLTATKLPYFQTMGVPCAIALVATMVAGLTLAPAVLVVASKFGIFDPKREVSERGWRRIGTLVTRWPKPIIVVTTFIAAIGFLALATYVPNYNDRNFTPETIAANVAQTAAERHFSQARMNPELLMVDAGHDVRNPADMLVIDRIAKSVFHERGIGRVQTITRPLGAPIEHSSIPFQIAMQASGQLQTAKFMNDSMASMLEQADEMGRTVATMEHMYGVMQQVVDNTHDMTAHMHTLQVDIETVRQHVSDFDDFFRPLRSYFYWEPHCFDIPICASTRSMFDMLDDVDAMTDDMGTTIKDVDRLDVLMPQMLEDLPKTIDSMKKMRGFMLATHSSMSGIQHHLQENAEGSTLMGKFFDEAKNDDSFYLPPEVFDNPDFIRGLKMFVSPDGHAVRFIITHQGDPASVDGIRHVQGIHEAVADAIKGTPLEGSKVSLAGTASMYSDMQDGVKIDLMIAGLSTLILIFSIMLMITRSLVASLVIVGTVLASLGTACGLSVLLWQDILGVGLQWIVLPLTVIILLAVGSDYNLLLVSRLKEEIGAGLNTGIIRGMGASGRVVTAAGLVFAATMASMMVSELRVIGQLGTAIALGLLVDTFIVRAFMTPSIAAALGRWFWWPLNTFAMKDRPTPEPAAETTPIPQPTTV, from the coding sequence ATGAGCAACCCGCTGTCCCATCCGCCCCGGTCCCGCTTCGCCCGGCTGCTCTGGGTCATGGCGATCCCCATCATCGTGTTCTGGTTGCTCATCGCGATCGGCACCACGGTGTTCACCCCGGAACTCGGCGTGGTGGCGGGCAAGCACTCGGTGCCGATGGCACCGCTAGACGCGCCCGCCTACAAGGACATGATGACCATCGGTCACAAGTTCGAGGAGTTCGACACCGACTCCACGGCGATGGTGGTGCTCGAAGGCGACGACAAGCTCGGCGACAGTGCCCACGAGTACTACAACGAGATCGTCACCAGGCTTAAGGCCGACAAGCATGTGCAGAACGTGCAGGACTTCTGGAGCGATCCGCTCACCGCCGCCGGCTCCCAGAGTCCGGACGGCAAGGCCGCCTATGTGCAGGTCTTCCTCGATGGCGCCCAGGGCACCACGCCTAGTCACGCGTCGGTGGCTGCGGTGCGCAAGATCGTCAACGGGGTGCCGGCGCCGCCGGGGGTTCAGGCGCACGTCGCCGGTAACACCGTGCTCAACACCGACACCCTGATCGCTGCCCACAACAGCATGGAACTCATGACGGCGGTCACCATCGGGGTCATCTTCTTGATGCTGCTGGTCATTTACCGCTCGTTGCGATCGGCGATCGTCGCACTGATCCTGGTCCGCTTCGAGCTGTACGCCGCCGAAGGCATCGTGGCCACGGCCGGCAACCTCGACATCATCGGCCTGACCCCGTATGCGGTCAGCATGGTCACGATGCTGACCATCGCCGCGGGCACCGACTACTTCATCTTCCTGCTGGGCCGCTATCACGAAGCCCGCTCCCGTGGCCAGGATAGAGAAGAGGCCTTCCACACCGCCTACAACGGCGTGGTGCACGTGATCGTGGGTTCGGGCCTGACGATCGTGGGCGCCTGCCTGTGCCTGACCGCGACCAAACTGCCGTACTTCCAGACCATGGGCGTGCCGTGCGCCATCGCGCTGGTGGCCACCATGGTGGCCGGCCTCACCTTGGCCCCGGCGGTGCTGGTGGTCGCCTCCAAGTTCGGCATCTTCGATCCCAAACGCGAAGTCTCCGAACGTGGTTGGCGCCGAATCGGCACCCTGGTGACGCGGTGGCCCAAGCCGATCATCGTGGTGACGACCTTTATCGCGGCAATCGGCTTCCTGGCCCTGGCCACCTACGTGCCCAACTACAACGACCGGAATTTCACCCCGGAGACCATCGCCGCTAACGTGGCGCAAACAGCTGCCGAGCGGCATTTCTCGCAGGCGCGCATGAACCCGGAACTGCTGATGGTCGATGCCGGCCATGATGTGCGGAACCCGGCGGACATGCTGGTGATCGACCGGATCGCCAAGAGCGTCTTCCATGAGCGGGGCATCGGGCGGGTCCAAACCATCACGCGGCCGCTCGGGGCGCCGATCGAGCACAGCTCCATCCCGTTTCAAATCGCCATGCAGGCTTCCGGCCAGCTACAGACGGCGAAATTCATGAACGACTCCATGGCCTCGATGCTTGAGCAGGCCGACGAGATGGGCCGGACTGTGGCCACCATGGAACACATGTACGGGGTCATGCAGCAGGTGGTCGACAACACCCATGACATGACCGCCCACATGCACACCTTGCAGGTCGACATCGAGACCGTGCGCCAGCATGTGTCGGACTTCGACGACTTCTTCCGCCCGCTGCGCAGTTACTTCTATTGGGAGCCGCACTGTTTCGACATCCCGATCTGCGCCTCGACACGGTCGATGTTCGACATGCTCGACGACGTCGACGCCATGACCGATGACATGGGCACCACCATCAAAGACGTCGACCGGCTCGATGTGTTGATGCCGCAGATGCTCGAAGACCTGCCCAAGACCATCGACTCGATGAAGAAGATGCGCGGCTTCATGCTCGCCACCCACAGTTCGATGTCGGGAATTCAGCACCATCTGCAGGAGAACGCCGAAGGCTCGACCCTGATGGGCAAGTTCTTCGACGAGGCCAAGAACGACGACTCCTTCTACCTGCCGCCGGAGGTCTTCGACAACCCCGACTTCATCCGGGGTTTGAAGATGTTCGTCTCGCCCGACGGCCACGCCGTGCGATTCATCATCACCCACCAGGGCGACCCGGCATCGGTCGACGGGATCAGGCACGTCCAGGGCATTCACGAAGCCGTCGCGGACGCGATCAAGGGCACCCCGCTGGAAGGGTCCAAGGTGTCACTGGCCGGCACCGCCTCGATGTACAGCGACATGCAGGACGGCGTGAAGATCGACCTGATGATCGCCGGGCTTTCCACACTGATCCTGATCTTCTCGATCATGCTGATGATCACCCGGAGCCTGGTGGCGTCGCTGGTGATCGTCGGTACGGTGCTGGCGTCCCTGGGTACGGCGTGCGGGCTGTCGGTGCTGCTGTGGCAGGACATCCTCGGGGTGGGCCTGCAGTGGATCGTGCTGCCGCTGACGGTGATCATCCTGCTGGCCGTCGGGTCCGACTACAACCTGTTGCTGGTGTCGCGACTCAAAGAAGAGATCGGGGCCGGCCTCAACACCGGGATCATCCGCGGCATGGGTGCCTCGGGGCGGGTGGTGACGGCGGCGGGTCTGGTGTTCGCGGCGACCATGGCCTCGATGATGGTCAGTGAACTGCGGGTGATCGGCCAGTTGGGCACCGCGATCGCGCTGGGCCTCTTGGTCGACACGTTCATCGTGCGCGCGTTCATGACGCCGTCGATCGCGGCGGCGCTGGGCCGGTGGTTCTGGTGGCCGTTGAACACCTTCGCGATGAAAGACCGGCCAACGCCGGAGCCGGCCGCCGAGACCACGCCGATTCCACAACCGACGACGGTGTGA
- a CDS encoding MmpS family transport accessory protein: MFAVIKRLWIPLLLVVVIALGAYVVLRVRSSFGAGARVATSDANADDTKPFNPKHITYELTGPTGGTISANYLDENGQPHLVEDAPLPWSHTIVTTLPSMSANIVAQGDTAIEHLRCRIIVDDEVRDDRSIDEYKPFIYCLVKSV; encoded by the coding sequence GTGTTCGCTGTGATCAAGAGGCTGTGGATACCTCTGCTTCTTGTGGTGGTGATCGCGCTCGGCGCCTATGTGGTTCTGCGGGTGCGCAGCAGTTTCGGGGCGGGTGCCCGAGTGGCGACGTCCGATGCCAACGCCGACGACACCAAACCGTTCAACCCCAAACACATCACCTACGAATTGACGGGCCCCACGGGCGGCACCATCAGCGCCAACTACCTCGACGAGAACGGGCAGCCGCACCTCGTCGAAGATGCCCCGTTGCCGTGGTCGCACACCATCGTCACCACACTGCCGTCGATGTCGGCCAACATCGTCGCCCAGGGCGACACCGCCATAGAGCACCTGCGTTGCCGGATCATTGTCGACGACGAGGTTCGTGACGACCGCAGCATCGACGAATACAAGCCCTTCATCTACTGCTTGGTGAAATCCGTATGA
- a CDS encoding cytochrome ubiquinol oxidase subunit I, translating to MDVVDVSRWQFGITTVYHFIFVPLTIGLAPLVAVMQTVWVLTGNVAWYRLTKFFGKLFLINFALGVATGIVQEFQFGMNWSEYSRFVGDVFGAPLAMEGLAAFFFESTFLGLWIFGWSRLPRVVHLLCIWIVAIATNVSAFFIIAANSFMQHPVGAHFNPETKRAELDSIVALFTNNTAQAALSHAITGAFLTSGTFVAAVSAWWMIRSRTGDTAPNATGDAATLYRPAAILGCWVALVAAAGLFFTGDIQGKLMFVQQPMKMASAESLCDTATDPSFSILTVGRQNNCDHLTRVLEVPYVLPFLAEGRFTGVRLDGVRDIQQHYEEKFGPGDYRPNLFVTYWSFRAMIGLLLVPVLFAMVTLWLTRGGRIPHQRWLSWFALLTIPAPFLANSAGWVFTEMGRQPWVVVPNPTGDPNVRLTVAQGVSGNSVGVVVTSLVMFTLVYAVLAVIWFWLIRRYVAEGPLQHDAEPAPPLPADDSDVAPLSFAY from the coding sequence ATGGATGTCGTCGACGTATCGCGGTGGCAGTTCGGCATCACCACCGTGTATCACTTCATTTTCGTACCGCTGACGATCGGATTGGCCCCCTTGGTGGCGGTCATGCAGACCGTGTGGGTGCTCACCGGCAACGTCGCCTGGTACCGGCTGACGAAATTCTTCGGCAAGCTCTTCTTGATCAACTTCGCGCTCGGGGTCGCCACCGGGATCGTGCAGGAATTCCAGTTCGGTATGAACTGGAGCGAATACTCACGCTTTGTCGGTGACGTGTTCGGCGCACCACTGGCAATGGAGGGGCTGGCCGCCTTCTTCTTCGAATCCACGTTCCTGGGCCTGTGGATCTTCGGCTGGAGCCGATTGCCACGGGTCGTGCACCTGCTGTGTATCTGGATTGTCGCCATCGCCACCAATGTGTCGGCGTTCTTCATCATCGCGGCCAACTCCTTCATGCAGCACCCGGTCGGAGCGCATTTCAATCCCGAGACCAAACGCGCCGAGCTGGACAGCATCGTGGCGTTGTTCACCAACAACACCGCCCAGGCCGCCCTGTCGCATGCGATCACCGGAGCGTTCTTGACGTCCGGAACCTTCGTCGCCGCAGTGAGCGCCTGGTGGATGATTCGGTCACGGACGGGCGACACCGCACCGAACGCGACGGGCGATGCGGCCACCCTGTACCGGCCGGCGGCCATCCTCGGGTGCTGGGTCGCACTGGTCGCCGCGGCCGGACTGTTCTTCACCGGCGACATCCAGGGCAAACTGATGTTCGTTCAACAGCCGATGAAGATGGCCTCGGCAGAATCGTTGTGCGACACCGCCACCGACCCGAGCTTCTCCATCCTGACCGTGGGACGGCAGAACAATTGCGACCACCTGACCCGGGTGCTCGAGGTGCCCTATGTGCTGCCGTTCCTGGCCGAGGGCCGATTCACCGGGGTTCGACTCGACGGCGTCCGTGACATCCAGCAGCACTACGAGGAGAAGTTCGGCCCCGGCGACTACCGGCCGAATCTGTTCGTCACCTACTGGTCGTTTCGGGCCATGATCGGGCTGCTGCTGGTACCGGTGCTCTTCGCGATGGTCACGTTGTGGCTGACCCGCGGCGGCCGGATTCCCCACCAGCGCTGGCTCTCCTGGTTCGCGCTGCTGACCATCCCCGCGCCGTTCCTGGCCAACAGCGCCGGGTGGGTGTTCACCGAGATGGGCCGTCAACCCTGGGTCGTGGTCCCCAACCCGACCGGCGACCCGAACGTGCGACTCACCGTCGCCCAAGGAGTGTCGGGCAACAGCGTCGGAGTCGTCGTCACCTCGCTGGTGATGTTCACCCTGGTCTACGCGGTGCTCGCCGTCATCTGGTTCTGGTTGATCCGACGCTACGTGGCCGAAGGGCCACTCCAACACGACGCCGAGCCCGCGCCGCCGTTGCCCGCCGACGACAGCGACGTGGCCCCACTCTCGTTCGCCTACTAA
- the cydB gene encoding cytochrome d ubiquinol oxidase subunit II produces the protein MDLHQVWFLLVAVLFIGFFVLEGFDFGVGMLMAPFGRASVHAPEAHRRAALNTIGPVWDGNEVWLLTAGGAMFAAFPDWYATVFSTLYLPLLAILFGMIVRAVAIEWRGKINDPQWRAWADRGIAAGSWLPAILWGVAFAVLVRGLPVDADHHVRLALGDVLNAYTLLGGLATGGLFLFYGAVFTALKTAGEIRDDAHRFAARLSLPATALVGGFGLWTQLAYGTGWTWLVLGTAVLAQLAAVGLTWRRASDGWAFACTAVVVAAVVVLLFGCLYPALLPSTLDPQWSLTIYNASSTPYTLKIMTWAAVIFAPLTMLYQGWTYWVFRQRISADQIPASIGLSRQPS, from the coding sequence GTGGACCTACATCAGGTGTGGTTCCTACTGGTCGCGGTGCTGTTCATCGGGTTCTTCGTGTTGGAGGGCTTCGACTTCGGGGTGGGCATGTTGATGGCGCCGTTCGGCCGGGCGAGCGTGCACGCCCCAGAGGCACACCGACGTGCCGCGCTGAACACCATCGGGCCGGTCTGGGATGGCAATGAGGTGTGGCTGCTCACCGCGGGCGGGGCCATGTTCGCCGCCTTTCCGGACTGGTACGCCACGGTGTTCTCCACCCTGTACCTGCCCCTGCTGGCGATCCTGTTCGGCATGATCGTGCGGGCCGTCGCCATTGAGTGGCGCGGCAAGATCAACGATCCGCAATGGCGGGCTTGGGCCGACCGCGGCATCGCGGCAGGTTCCTGGCTGCCCGCGATTCTGTGGGGCGTGGCGTTCGCGGTCCTGGTCCGCGGCCTGCCGGTAGACGCCGACCACCATGTCCGCCTGGCCCTGGGCGACGTGCTCAACGCCTACACGCTGCTCGGTGGGCTGGCTACCGGCGGACTGTTTCTCTTCTACGGTGCGGTCTTCACCGCACTGAAGACCGCGGGGGAGATCCGCGACGACGCGCACCGCTTCGCCGCGCGGTTGTCACTACCGGCGACCGCGTTGGTCGGCGGTTTCGGGCTGTGGACCCAGCTCGCCTACGGCACCGGATGGACCTGGCTGGTGCTGGGAACCGCAGTGCTGGCGCAACTGGCCGCGGTGGGGCTCACGTGGCGCCGGGCGTCCGACGGTTGGGCGTTCGCCTGCACCGCAGTGGTGGTCGCAGCCGTGGTGGTCTTGTTGTTCGGCTGCCTGTATCCCGCCCTGCTGCCCTCCACCCTGGATCCGCAGTGGAGTCTGACGATCTACAACGCCTCCTCGACTCCGTACACGCTGAAGATCATGACGTGGGCCGCGGTGATCTTCGCCCCGCTGACCATGCTGTATCAGGGTTGGACCTATTGGGTATTCCGGCAACGGATTTCGGCGGATCAGATTCCGGCGTCCATCGGGCTGTCCAGGCAGCCGTCCTGA
- the cydD gene encoding thiol reductant ABC exporter subunit CydD → MRRFLLAMVGCGVVISGCAIGSAIVLAHIVSQVITEPSTRSVGHWSPLLATLALLWAVRTLAHWLQARLGQRGATTVIAELSGRVLGAVTARSPGQLATERDAAATVVTRGLDGLRPYFTAYLPALVLAVVLTPVTVLVIAGYDRQAAVLVVITLPLIPVFMVLIGLATADRSTAALSAMTTLQARLLDLIAGIPTLRALGRADGPQQRIAELSDAQRRSTMATLRIAFLSSLVLELLATLSVAVVAVSIGLRLVFGEMSLTAGLTVLLLLPDVYWPLRRIGVEFHAAEEGRAAAEQAFALIGEPAAPTGDRTVTARGAAIHLDQLRVAGRDGDAPAGLTARIEPGQVTVLTGVNGAGKSTTLAALAGLAAPTSGQVTVAGVSVTALDLPAWWAQLSWLPQRPALVPGTVADNLALFGELTDFGAASAAAGFEEVLAELPDGLQTQLGRGGVGLSLGQRQRLGLARTLGSAAPVLLLDEPTAHLDAATEQRVLRALVTRARSGATIVVVGHRPAVLAIGDQVITVRSERPAPCAHC, encoded by the coding sequence ATGCGCCGATTCCTGCTGGCCATGGTGGGTTGCGGAGTCGTGATCTCGGGGTGCGCGATCGGATCCGCGATCGTCTTGGCCCACATCGTGTCTCAGGTGATCACCGAACCGTCGACACGTTCGGTCGGCCATTGGTCACCGCTGCTGGCCACCCTCGCGCTGTTGTGGGCGGTCCGCACGCTGGCGCACTGGCTGCAGGCCCGCCTGGGGCAGCGCGGCGCCACCACCGTGATCGCCGAGTTGAGCGGCCGGGTACTGGGCGCGGTCACCGCACGCTCCCCCGGCCAGCTGGCCACCGAACGGGACGCCGCGGCAACCGTCGTCACCCGGGGACTGGACGGCCTGCGCCCCTACTTCACCGCCTATCTGCCCGCACTGGTGCTCGCTGTCGTTCTGACCCCGGTCACGGTGCTGGTCATCGCCGGATACGACCGGCAAGCGGCGGTACTGGTCGTGATCACCCTGCCGCTCATCCCGGTCTTCATGGTCTTGATCGGCCTGGCTACCGCGGATCGCTCCACCGCGGCCTTGTCCGCCATGACGACGTTGCAGGCGCGGCTGCTGGACTTGATCGCCGGCATCCCCACCCTGCGCGCGCTCGGCCGGGCCGACGGGCCGCAGCAGCGCATCGCCGAGCTGTCCGACGCGCAGCGCCGCTCCACGATGGCCACGCTGCGGATCGCGTTCCTGTCGTCACTGGTGCTGGAACTGCTCGCCACCCTGAGCGTGGCAGTGGTGGCCGTCAGCATCGGCCTACGGCTGGTCTTCGGCGAGATGAGCCTGACCGCGGGACTGACCGTGCTTCTGCTGTTGCCCGACGTGTATTGGCCGCTGCGCCGAATCGGGGTGGAGTTTCATGCCGCCGAGGAAGGTCGCGCCGCCGCAGAGCAGGCCTTCGCCTTGATCGGCGAGCCGGCTGCGCCGACCGGGGACCGCACCGTGACGGCGCGCGGCGCGGCCATCCACCTCGATCAGCTACGCGTGGCCGGCCGTGACGGCGATGCACCGGCCGGCCTGACCGCGAGGATCGAACCCGGGCAGGTCACGGTGCTGACCGGAGTGAACGGTGCGGGAAAGAGCACCACGCTGGCAGCCCTCGCAGGTCTGGCCGCGCCGACCTCGGGACAGGTCACGGTGGCCGGCGTCAGCGTCACCGCCCTCGACCTGCCGGCATGGTGGGCCCAACTGAGCTGGTTGCCGCAGCGTCCGGCGCTGGTACCGGGCACGGTCGCCGACAACCTGGCGCTGTTCGGTGAACTCACCGATTTCGGGGCGGCCAGCGCCGCGGCAGGGTTCGAGGAGGTGCTCGCGGAGCTGCCCGACGGCCTGCAGACCCAGTTGGGCCGCGGCGGTGTGGGGCTGTCGTTGGGGCAGCGACAGCGACTGGGGCTGGCGCGGACGCTGGGGTCGGCGGCACCGGTGCTGTTGCTCGATGAGCCCACTGCGCACCTGGACGCCGCCACCGAACAACGGGTTCTGCGCGCGCTGGTCACCCGCGCGCGATCCGGCGCGACGATCGTGGTGGTGGGCCACCGGCCCGCGGTGCTCGCCATCGGTGACCAGGTGATCACCGTGCGCAGTGAGAGGCCCGCCCCCTGTGCACACTGCTGA